The genomic interval TCTGCTCATTTCGGCGGCGGGTGGCTTCCTCGTCTACAACACCGTGAAAAAAGAGGTGGGGCGCGGCACGGGCTACACCGTCCACGCCTACCTGAACGACGCGTCCGGCCTCGCCCCGCACTCGCGGGTCACGATCGCCGGCATCCCCGTCGGGCAAATCCAGAAGATCTACCTCGAGGGCGGCCGCGCGCGGGTCGACGTGCACGTCGGGAGCGACGTCGAGCTCAACGCCACGGCCACCCTCGGCGTGCGCTCGGCGAGCCTGCTCGGAGAGAACGTGATCGTGCTCCAGCCCGGCGTCGGCGGACCGAAGAAGAAGGACGGCGACGAGATCGCGACGCTCCCCGAGCCGAAGAGCTTCGACAACCTGAAAGAGCAGCTCTCGTCGATCGCGGACGACATCAAGAAGGTCTCGCACCAGCTCGCCGAGAGCGTCGGAACCGACCGCGGGGGCCAAGAGATGCGCGACATCCTGCGCAACGTGGCCGACGCGACCGAGCAGCTCGATCTCATGGTCCGCGAGAACCGCGCCGGGCTGAAGCACACGATCGACAACGTCGATCGCATCACGACGCGCAGCGGCCCTCAGATCGACGAGGTGCTCGAGAACGTCAAGGTCATCACCGCGAACGTGAAGGTGATGCTCGCCAAGAACGGCGGCGAGAACGGCGAGAGCGGCGAGCTCCGGCAGACGATCGAGCGCATCAACCGCGCGTCGAAGAGCCTCGAGAGCACGCTCTCCCACGCCGACAACATCGCCGGCCGCATGGATCGCGGCGAGGGAACGCTCGGCCGCCTCTCGAAGGACGAGGCCCTCGTGAACGAGGTGCAAGGCGTCGCCGAGGGCGTGAACGACTACGTGGACAGCCTGCGCCGCCTGCAGACCGTGGTCGGTCTCCGATCGGACTACAACTACCTCTCGAGCACGGTGAAGAGCTACGTCGAGCTCCGCCTCCAGCCCCGCGAGGACAAGTACTACCTCGTCGAGCTCATCAACGATCCGCGGGGCGTCACCTCGTACAAACAAGAAGACGTCGAGTCGACCGACCCGAACAAACCCGCACAGTCACGCACGGTGACCACGACCACGCAGTCGTCGCTGAGGTTCTCGATCCAGTTCGCGAAGCGGCTCGGGCCGTTCACGGGGCGCTTCGGCATCAAGGAGTCGTCGGGTGGTATCGGCGTCGACACGACGCTCTTCCGCAACCGGCTCGAGCTCGTGCAAGACGTGTTCGGCTTCGGCGAAGAGGCCGTGCCTCGCTACCGCGTCTACGCGGCCTGGCAGTTCCTCGACCACTTCTGGTTGCTCGGCGGCGTGGACCACGTGTTCCTCGAGCAACGCCGCGACTTCTTCTTGGGCCTCCAGCTCCGCTTCACGGACGAGGACCTCAAGACGATCCTCCCGTTCGCGGGCGGCGTTCGCCCCTGAATTGTGCCGTAGTTACGGCCGTTTACGGGACGGGGAGCTCGAACGCGACGGCGTAGTTGTGTTGGTTCGAGCGGACGCGCACGGTGGCCGTGCCGGTCGCCCCGGGCCACGGCTCCGACAGCTCCGCCGAGGTGGCCGTGCGCGTGACGATGGCCGTCTCTGCGGGGAGGCCGCCTCCCACGACGAGCTCGTAGCGCCCGTGTTTGGAGAAGTCGCCCGTGACGGACGTCGCGCCCGTCACGGCCTCGATCACGACGGGCTCGTCGTCGATGCCGACGAGGGGATCCGAGTCGCGGAGGAGCCCCATGCGGCCATCTCCCTCGCCGGCGCGCGCGCCCGCGGGCCCCGTGTCGTCCATCGTCATCGCGTAGCGGACCACGAGGTCTTGCCCCGTGGGCTCGGTGTCGAGCGTGATGGTGACCTTGTCTCCGGCGATCGCCACGCTCTCGATGACGGCCTTGCCGTTCGAGTCCTCGACCTCGAAGCCCTTGCCGAGCGCCCACGGGTGCCCGGCCTCGGGGTGCGGCGTGGGGAGCACGGCGTCCCACGCGAGCGGCGGGTAGGGGACGTGGAACGTGACCGTGACGACCCGCCCGACGCGCGCGACCGCGGTGGGCTCGAGCGGGCGGAAGGGCCGCTTCTCGACCTGGTTCTGGAAGAACGCCTCGCCGTGTTTGATGCCGAGCCTCCGGTACCCGAAGGCGTCCATGTGGACCTTGTCGCTCACGTAGGGGTACTGGTACTTGGGCCCGAGGCACACGATTTTCCCGGGCGCCGTGCGGCTCGCGGTCCACGCCGCGAGCGTGGACGTGGAGCGCAGCATGGCGTCGCCGCGGCGCGGGATCGAGTGCTGCTGCGAGACGTACATCGGGATCGTCGAGGTCTGCCCGGTGAGCGCGCGGAGATCCGTGTCGTAGTCGCGCTGGAGCGTGACGAGCCCGGCCTCGTACGTCCCGAGGATCGCGTCGGCCTCGCCGTGCGTGAGGATCACCGCGCCGACACCGAGGCGCTTTCCGGCGGTCTGAGCGAGGGCCTTCTGCGCCGTGACCTCGAACGTGGTGCGCTCGAACGAGTTGCCCGTGCCCCCCTTCGCGATGAAGCTCATGGGCTTCCCGCCGGAGCCGACCACGGAGTGGATCTGGGGCAGGCCGACCATGCCGGCGGCGCGGGCGAGCGCGGTGATCTGCGAGGCCATCGCCGTGTGGGGCGTCTCTCCGCGGATGTTTGCAGGATACACTCCTGCCGTGTAGAGGGGCGCGCCCCAGGTCGTAGGTCGGATGGGCTCGGCGAGGGGGACGAGCTTGAGGCCCGCGGCCGCCTGGAATTTCGGCTCGGGGCCGTCGTCGTCGAGCTTCATGTTGTCGAACGACGGCGCGGTCGACAGGGGCGGAGCGCCCTGCGAGCCGATCGAGAGGCTCTGGCCCGTGCCGACGATCGTGGTCCAGTCGAAGTCCCAACTGGGCACGACCGGGCCGGCCTCGCCGTCGACGGCGATCGCGTCCGGGGAGGCACCGTCGCGGGGCGTGGCGTCGGGGGTGCGCGCGTCGTCGGGTGCGCGCTCGTCACCCGGGGACGTGTCGGCCGCGGCGTCGGCGGTGGGCGGCCCAGGCTCCTCGTCGAGGGCGAGGCCGCAGGCCAACGCGGTGAGTGGCAAGGAGACAGCGGCGGCGAGGAGGCGTGAGGCGAAGGGGAGGCGCACCCTCTCACGGTAGCAGAGCCGCGCAGCCGTGGCCCTCGTCGCGCGCGCCTCCCGCGCCTCCCGCGCTCATCTCGGGGTGCGGCGGCGCGACGCGTCTGCTACGAGGGGGGCGTGACAGCGCTCCAGGGGCTCACACCCGAGGCCATGACGCTCGCGTTTCCCGAGGTCTCGCTCGGCGAGGCGCGAAAGATCGTGTCGACGATCGTCCGCTTCGGGGGAGAGGCGCTCCGCGGTCCGGTCGAGCAGGTGCGGCGAACGGCGCTCGAGGCGGTGCGCGCGCGAGGCTCGGTGCCGTCGCTCGAGGTGCTCGCCGAGCGCAAGAGCCTCGTCGATCCCTTCGTGAAATACCTGCTCGCGACCCACGACGGCGAGCGCATCGAGGCCGTGCGCATCCCGCTCGAGGAGCCCGGGCGCTTCTCGGTGTGCGTGAGCTCGCAGGTCGGATGTGCGTTGAAGTGCGCCTTCTGCGCGACCGGGCGCCTCGGTCTGCGAAGGAACCTCGAGACGTGGGAGATCGTCGAGCAGGTGCGCATCGTGCGCGCGCACCTCGACCCGGGGGGGCCCGCGCGTCCGCGGGTGCACGGCGTGGTGTTCCAGGGCATGGGAGAGCCGCTCGCGAACGCCGATCGGGTGCTCGACGCCATTCGGGTCATGACCGAGCCGAGCGGGCTCGCGATCGACGCGCGGGCCATCACCGTGTGCACCTCGGGATTGCCCGCAGGCATCCGAAGGCTCGCCGTCGAGGCTCCGAAGGTGCGCCTGGGGCTCTCGATCGCGAGCGCGCGCCCCGGACGCCGCAAGAGCCTCATGCCCATCGACGACGCTCACCCGCTCGAGGTCGCGCTCGATGCGGCGGCCTTCCACGTCGCCGAAACCGGGCTCGCGCCGCTCTTCGCCGTCACGCTGCTCGCCGGCCACAACGACGACCCCGAGGACGCGCGGGCCCTCGCCGCCGTGGTGCACGGGTTCTCGAAGCGCACCGGCAAGAGGCCGCGCCTCTCGATCATCCCGTACAACGCCATCGCCGACGAGGACGACCCGTTCGTCCGCTCGTCCGACGCGCGAGAGGAGGCCTTCCGCGAGGCGCTTCGAGCCGAGGGCGTGCACACCCACAAGCGGTACAGCGGCGGCGGAGACGTGGACGCCGCGTGCGGGCAGCTCGCCGGCCGCGGCTGACGTGACCCTGCAAGTGCTCGAAATAAAGGCACTTTCGTGATGTGGGAGAAGGTCGCCCTTGTGTTCGACGAGCGATTCTGAAAACCGTGGGAGAGCACGGTGAGCGTCGATCGTAGGGGCACGTCGGAGGGGGCGAGAGGGGCGCGGGCCGCGGGCTTGGTCGTGGGGCTCGTCGCGCTCTTCGCGTCACGTGAGGCGAGCGCGTCGCCGGAGGACCTCTTCGGGTACGGTCCGCGTTCGTCGGCCATGGGCGGCACGGGCGCGGCGTCGGCCCAGGGGTTCGAGGCGGCCTGGGGCAACCCTGCGCTCTTGTCGCGGATGACGTCACGCAAGCTCACGCTCGGCTACGGGGGCGCGACCTTCGGGCTCACGCGCACGCCCGAGGGCGGCCCGTCGATCTCGCACGACGCCGAGGCGGCGCGGGGCATCTTCATCGGGGCCGATCTGCCGCTCCCGTTCGGCGGCATCTTGAAGGATCGTGTGGGCGCGGCGCTCGCGTTCTACACCCCGTCGAGCATCATCATCCGCGGGCGCCTCCTCTACCCGGACAAGCCTCAGTTCCCGCTCCTCGGGGAGCGTGCGCAGTCGCTCACGGTGCGCGCGGGCTTCGGCGTCGACATAGGCTACGGGCTCCGCGTCGGGGCCGGGTTCGCGGCGCTCGCCGAGATCGTCGGCGACGTCATCGTGGCGACGGACGCCTCGGGCCGCGTGGGCACGCGGGTGGAGGACCAGCTCGTCGCGTCGTATGCCCCCACGTTCGGCGCCACGTACGATCTCCCTTTTTGGCGCGGCGCGCGTCTTGGCGCGACGTTCCGCGGCACGCTCGACGCACGCTTCTCCGTCCTCATCGACGCGACCAAGCTCTCGTCCTTGAACATCCCCGTGTTCAACATCAGCGGGCTCGCCCAGTACGATCCTGCGCAGCTCGCCGTCGAGCTCGCCCACGAGAGCCGAGAGCGAACCGTGGCGTTGGGTGTAACCTACAAGGGATGGAGCGCGTACCGCGGCCCCATCGAGCCGACGGTCCCGTGCCCCGAGGGGGAGGAGGGCTGCGGCGCGCTCGTCCCTCCCACTGTCCCCTACCGGGACACCGTGGTCGTCCGCGTCGGGCTCGACGAGAGAATCCACGTGACCCCCTCGCTCGAAGGCCACGCGCGGGTTGGCGCGTTCTTCGAGACGAGCCCGCTCCCCGCGACGCTCCCGTCGTCGGACGCGTTCGACCTCGCGCAGAAGGAGCTCCGTAGCGTCCCGACTCGCTACTACGACGGCTCTCGGCTCGCAGGAACGCTCGGCCTCGGGCTCTCGATGAAGGCGCCCTTGCCTCCGTTGGATCTCGATCTCTACACCCAGCTCCACGCGGTGCTCCCTCGGGAGATCACGAGCGAGGTTGCCGGGGGCCCGCCCGAGCGGACGTCGATCTCGGGGCGAGTGCTCGTCTACGGGTTCCTCGCGGGGGTGCGGTTTTGAAGGCGCTCCGTCGCATCGCGGGCACGCTCGCGGTCCTCGGGGTCGCGCTCGTCGGAGCGCGGGCGGAGGCGAACCCTCACGATATTTTCGGGTTCGGCTCGCGGGGGCCGGCGCTCGGGAACGCGGTCTCGGCCGACGTGAGCGACGTCTCGGCCGTGTACTACAACCCCGCGGGCCTCGCGCGCGCGCGTGGCCTCGAGCTTTCGCTCGGGTATTTCAGGGCGTCGCACCACCTCCAAACGAACGGCACCGACAACGAGGTCGACCCGGTAAAGGGGCTCGTCTTCGGCGTGGTCGCGCCCGGAGAGCTCTTCGGCAAGCGCTTCGCCTTCGGCCTCGGGGCCCATCTCCCCGACGATCGCATCTCGCGTGTCCGAGCGTTCCGCCAAGAGCAACCGCGCTGGGAGCTCTACGACAACCGGAACCAGAGGCTCACGCTCACTGCGGCGCTCGCGTTCGCGCCGACCGACTGGCTCGAGCTCGGGGCAGGGCTCTCGTTCATGTCGTCGACCGTCGGGCGCCTCGACATCCGCGGCTCGGCGAACATCTTCGCGCCGGTGCAGAGCCAGCTTCGGCACGAGGTCGACGCCGATCTCACGGCCATCCGTTACCCTCACGTGGGGGCACGTGTCGCGCTCTCCGAACGTGTCGCGCTCGCGGCCGTGTACCGCCACGAGTTCCAGCTCGGGCTCGATCTGTCGGCGCACCTCGAAGGCGACATCTCGGGCCTCACCACGGCGACGTACGACCTCACCACCTCCAGCGTGAACAACTACCTCCCCCGGCAAGTGGTCCTCGGGGGCTCGTGGCTCGTCACTGACGCGCTCCGCGTCAACGCCGACTTCACGTGGGTCGAGTGGAGCGCGTACGTCGCGCCGGTCGCCTCGCTCGGTGTCGCGCTCGACATCCCGCCGCCCAAGGGCGGATGGCCCTCGAGCATCACGCCCCCGGAGACGCCCGCGCCGACCGCCATCGTCCCTCTCCGCATGCGAAATCGCCTCGTCCCGCACCTCGGTCTCGAGCTCGTCCCGGTCGACGGGTCGAAAGGCCGCGTGGCCCTCCGCGCCGGGTACGAGCACCAGAAGACGCCGATCTTGGCGCAGACCGGCACCGTCTCGTACATCGACCGTGATCGTCACACCATGTCGTTCGGGCTCGGCCTCGCGTGGAAGAACCCGGGTGAGGTGTTTCGTGGAACCCTCTCGCTCGACGCGCACGCGCAGGTGAGCGTCATGCCCGAAGAGGTCACCCTGAAGGCGAGCCCCGCCGATCTCGTCGGAGACTTCCGCGCCGGGGGGCAGATCTGGAACCTCGGAGCCACCCTGACGGCGGCGTTCGACGGGCCCGTCGTGTCGGCGTTCTCCCGACCCGCGGTCCAAGGAAAGGGAGCGAGCCGGTGAGTCCCGTCGCGCGGATCCGTGCATTCTGCTGCCTATTCGCCTTCGCGCTCTCGGCGTGCGCGACGATCGGGTCCGACGGGCTCGGCGACGTGGGCCTTCCTTCGGCTGGCGTGGGGCCTTTTCGGCGGCTCCGCGCGGGCGAGGTGGTCGGGATTGCGCCGTTCGTGCTCGACGGCGAGGGTGGGTACCGGGAGCCTACGGCGCTCGCGGTCTCGAGCGCGGGGCCCGAGGTCGTGCTCTTCGCCGAAGCGACGGGCTCGGGGCGCGACGGTACCCCCGTCGGGCCCATCCTCGTTCGGACCCGCGCGCTCGATGGCCGTTCGTTCCGTGGGAGCGGTGGCGGTCCCGGGCGAGGCACGGAGGTCGCTCTCGTACCGTCACGACCGTGGGAAGAAGGCGAGGTGCGGTCACCGTTCGTGATGCGCCTCCGTGGGGAGGTCGTGCTCTTCTACTCGGGGAAAAATGGGCGGATCGGGCTCGCGCGAGGCCCTTCGCTCGATGGCCCGTTCGTTCCCTCCGACAGCCCCGTGCTCGACGAGACGGGCCGCGCTCCATGGGAGGTCGAGCCGCCGCGCGCCCCGACGGCCTACGTCGAGGGCGACAGGGTGCACCTCTTCTATGCCGCGGGTGGATTCGTCGGTGAGGCGGTCGCAGACCCCGGGACGCTCACGTTTCGGCGTGTCGACGCCGATCCGAGCACCCCTGAGCTCGATCCGGCGCTCTCTCCGAGCCCGACCGTCGACCCGAAGAGCCTCGCTCCCAACGAGAAGCCTCCGTTCGACGAGGCCGGCGTGGGGGATCCGGACGTCTCGGTGCGCGAGACCCCGGCCGGGCGCGTGCACGTGCGTGTGCTCTACACGGGTACGTCCTCCGCCGGCGCGAAGGTCGTGGGCTTCGCGGCGCGGTACGGGCACGCGGGCAAGCTCTCGCGCCAGCCCCTCCCCGTGTACGCCGCGAAGGGAAAGGAGCGCGCGCCCTCCCTGCTCGACCTCGGCGAGCGAGGGTACCTCTACGTGACCGAGCCCCGGTCGACCGATGGCCGTGAGGGGATCGGGGCCGCTTTCGCGCCCGCGGCGTCGGAGCCTGGGCCGCCCGCGCCATCCGAGTGAGGGAAGGGCTCGGCCTCGTGGTACCCTCGAGCCGATGGTCGCCGGGATCGTGCTCGGAGTGCTCTTCGTCACGCCGTTCGTCCTCACGTACGTGCTGCTGATCCGTTGGGTCGACAGGTTCGAGCCCGAGCCGTGGTGGCTCATCGCGGTCGCCTTCGTGTGGGGCGCGGTGTTCGCGACGTCGGGCGGGGGCGCGTCGTCGGCGTACGTGCAGACCGCCGTGCAGAAGGTCTTGGGGGCGAGCAGCAGTGATCCCCGGCTCGATGCGTTCGGCTCCACGGTGCTCGCTCCCGTCTTCGAAGAGGGGTTCAAGGCGATCGGCGTGGCGCTCATCGCGTTCTTGGGTCTCATCGGACTGAAGAGGCTCGATGGCCCGCTCGACGGTGCCATCTACGGAGGCGTCGTCGGTCTCGGCTTCACGTTCACGGAGGACATCCTCTACGTCGCGCAGCAATACGCGCGAGAGGGCCTCGGGGGCTTCGTGGTGCTGCTCTTCCTTCGAACCGTGCTCCTCGGTTTTTCGCACTGCACGTTCACCGCCTGCACGGGGCTCGGGTTCGGGATCGCGGCCGAGTCGAAGAGCATGGCCGTCAAGCTGCTCGCTCCGCTCTTCGGCTTCGGGTGCGCCATGGCGATGCACGCGATGCACAACGGGCTCCCCACGTTCTTCGGAGACGGGGGCCTCGTGCTCATGCTGCTCGCGTCGTGGCTCATCGACCTCCTGTTCTTCGCGCTGCTGTGGGTGCTCGTCACCCGCGACCGCTCGATCGTCATCCGAGAGCTGCTCGGCGAGGTGGGGACGTTGATCCATCCGTCGGAGCTCAAGCTCGTGAGCTCGTACGTGACGCTCGGAGCGAAGAACCTCCGCATCTTCTTCTCGCTGGGCTTCTCGGCGTGGCGCGTTCGCCGCAAGAAGCAGCTCTCGCTCGTGGAGCTCGCGTTCCTGAAGAGCCGACGTCGGCGTGGCGAGACCGGGCGCGCGATCGACGAGCAGGAAGCGAAGCTGCGCCACGCCATCGGCGAGGCGAACCGCGTCGGGATCCGGATCGGGGCCTAGCACGAGGGGCCCCACCAAGTGCTTGATAGTATTATGAAAAGTGGCTCGTGAGCCGTGCTCGTCCGGGTGGCGGGACGGGTCGTCGGTACTACATCTTCTCGGGCACACGGATGCCCAGAAGGCGAAGCCCCTCGGCGAGCGTTCGCGCGGTGAGATCCGCGAGAGACAGGCGTGACTCGCGGGTCGCGCCCTCGGACTTCAGGATGGGGCACTTCTCGTAGAACGACGTGAAGGTCATGGCGAGGCCGTAGAGGTAGCCTGTGAGCTTGTGGGGCTCGAGCGTCGTCTCGACCGCGCGGATGGCCGACGGGAAGGCGAGGAGGGCGAGGGCGAGCGCGCGCTCCTCTTTCTCGGCGACCAGGATCGCGCCCTTTCCGCCGTCGACCCCGGCCTTGCGGAAGACCGAACGCACGCGGGCGTACGCGTACTGGAGGTACCCCGCGGTGTTGCCGTCGAACGAGACCATACGGTCGAGATCGAAGACGTAGTCTTTCACGCGGTCCGAGGAGAGGTCGGCGTACTTGATCGACCCGATGCCCACCATCTTCGCGATGTCGTCGCGGGTCTCGGCGTCGAGCTCGGGGGCCTTCTCCGCGAGGACGGCGAGGGCCCGCTCGATCGCCGCGTCGATGAGGTCGACGAGGCGGACCGTCTCGCCGGAGCGTGTTTTGTACATGCGTTTGTCGGTGCCCAGCACGGAGCCGAACGCGACGTGCTCGGCGCGCTTCGGCGACGCGAGCCACCCGAGCTCCTTCGCGGCTTGGAAGACCATGCCGAGGTGCTGCGCTTGGGGAGCTCCGACGACGTAGAGCAGGCGCGTCCCTCCGAGATCGTCGAGCCGGTAGCGAATGGCGGCGAGGTCCGTCGTCGCATACCCGAACCCCCCATCCGTCTTGCGGACGATGAGCGGCAGGGGCTCGCCCTCCTTGTTGGTGTATCCCGCCGGGAAGAGGCAGAGCGCTCCCTCCGAGATCGTGGCCTTCCCGCCCTTCGCGAGCTCGTCGCAGAGCGGCGCGAGCTTGCCGTTGTAGAAGCTCTCCCCGCAGGCGTCGCCCGTGCGCATCGTCACGTCGAGCTTTTCGTACACGGACTCGAAGTAGCGCTTCGAGAGCGTGACGAGCACCTGCCACGAGGCGAGGGTCGTTTCGTCGCCGGCTTGGAGCATCACCACGCGCTTTCGGGAGCGCTCCGCGAACGCCGGGTCGGCGTCGAACTTGGCGCGCGCGGCCTTGTAGAACGCGCTGAGCTCTCCCACCGCGAGGTCGCTCTCGGCCTGCTCGCTGCCGAGGTCGTGGAGGTGCTCGATCAACATGCCGAAGGGGGTGCCCCAGTCGCCGAGGTGGTTTTGGCGCACGACCCTATGGCCACGGTGCTCGAGGAGCCGCGCCAAAGCGTCACCGATGAGCGTGGTGCGCAGGTGGCCGACGTGCATCTCCTTGGCCACGTTGGGTGCCGAGTAGTCGATGACGACGGTGTCCTTGAGGCTGGCCTCGGGCACGCCGAGCCGCGCGTCGGCGAGCACGCGAGCGCACGTCTCCCCGAGGAAGGTCGCGCGGAGCGTGAGGTTCAAGAAGCCGGGGCCCGCGATCTCGATGCTCTCGAGGAGGGGGCTCGACGTCGTGTCGATCTTGGCGACGATGGCCTCGGCCACGGCCCGCGGTGGCTTCTTCGTGCGCTTGGCGAGCCCGAGCGCGAGATCGGCCTGAAAATCGGCCCGATCGGACCTTCGGACGAGCGGATCGACGTCGGCGAGCTCGGGGCCGAACGCCTCCACGGTAGCGGTGCGGACGAGGGACTCGAGCTGGCTCTGGAGATCGTGGTCATCGCTCATGGCATCGTCCTCATAGCCGAGGCGACGGCCCGTGGTCGACAGGCGCGTGCGTGGGCGCTTTACGTGGGGGTCCCACGTCGTGCATGCTTCGACGCCATGTGCGAGCTCCTCGGCATGGAGTGCAACGTACCGACCGACATCGTCTTTTCGTTCTCGGGCCTCGTGCTCCGAGGGGGCAAGGCCGGGCCCCACTCCGATGGCTGGGGGCTCGCCCTCTACGACGGCAAGGCGGCGCGGACGTTCCTCGAGCCTTCGGCCGCCGCGCGGTCTCCTCTCGCCGAGTTCGTGCGGAACCACCCGACGAAGACGCTGCTCGCCATCGCTCACGTCCGCAAGAAGACGCGCGGACGCGCGGCCCTCGAGAACACGCACCCGTTCGTGCGAGAGCTGTGGGGGCGCACGTTCGTGTTCGCGCACAACGGCACGGTCCGCGGAAAGTCGCGCTTGCCGATCGGCCGTTTCCGGCCGATCGGTGACACCGACAGCGAGCATGTCTTCTGCGCGATGCTCTCGGAGCTCGAGCGGCGGTTCCCGTCCTACCCGAAGAAGGCGTCGGAGCTCTGGGAGGCCGTGTTCGAGCTCGGCGCTCGCTTCGGTGAGGAGGGCACGCTGAACTTCTTGCTCGGGGACGGGACGCATCTCTACGCGCGCTGCGCGACCAAGCTTGCCCACATCGTGCGCAAGGCACCGTTTCAGAAGGCGACGCTCGCCGACGACGAGGTGCGCGTCGATTTCGCCGAGGTGACGACGCCGCGCGATCGCGTGGCCGTGGTGGCCACGGTTCCGCTCACCCGAGACGAGACCTGGACGGTAGGAAAACCCGGGGAAATGTGGGTGTTTCGCCGGGGTGAGCTCCGCGCGACCTTCGGCGGATGAACGTCAGCCTCCGGTCGCGACGTCGCGGCTTGTCGCGTCGGGGCCTCCCGCGTCGGGCGGCGCGGTCAACGCGCACGCGGCCGTGCACTCGCTCTTCTTGGCCGCGCACTCCGACTCGGTGACCCCTTCTTTGTGCGTGAGGTCGTGGCACTCCGCAGCCTTCCCTCCGAGGGACTCGGCCTTCACACAGGCCTCGTGGAAGGCCTCGCACGACGCGGGCATCGCGCCGTGGTCGTGGTCCTCCCCCTCGTGGTCGTGGTCATCGCTGCAGGCGATGGCGAGGGAGAGCGCCGCGGTGATCGAGAGAGCCGTAACCATGTGTTTCATGTGGGATCCTTGTCGATGGGGGTGGGTCGAGGCGCTTTGGGGCCCTGCCGCGTCGTGAGCCGGGTGCCCGACGGAGGGCCGTGGTGTCTGCAGCTGTCGCAGATGCCCGAGAGCCGAACGGTGCAGGACCCCTGGGCGATGGCGATCGGGATGGCGTGCCCGTCCCTCGTCGCGACGACGACGCCCTCGAGGCAGGTGACGTCCTGGCAGGCGTCGCAGACGAAGTGCGGGTGATCGTGGCCTCCGGTGGTGTCCGACATAGCGAACCGCCAGAGGTGGTCCCCGAGATCGTGCCGTGCGAGGACGCCATGGTCGGCGAGGCCGACGAGCACCCGGTACACGGTGGCTCGGTCGAGCGCGAGGCCCCCCACGGCCGCGAGCATCTCGGCGTGGCTCATGGCCTTCTGCT from Myxococcales bacterium carries:
- a CDS encoding transcriptional repressor; translation: MGRAPDATDPKPFADRAARLLRERGLRVTRARRAILATLMREQKAMSHAEMLAAVGGLALDRATVYRVLVGLADHGVLARHDLGDHLWRFAMSDTTGGHDHPHFVCDACQDVTCLEGVVVATRDGHAIPIAIAQGSCTVRLSGICDSCRHHGPPSGTRLTTRQGPKAPRPTPIDKDPT
- a CDS encoding class II glutamine amidotransferase: MCELLGMECNVPTDIVFSFSGLVLRGGKAGPHSDGWGLALYDGKAARTFLEPSAAARSPLAEFVRNHPTKTLLAIAHVRKKTRGRAALENTHPFVRELWGRTFVFAHNGTVRGKSRLPIGRFRPIGDTDSEHVFCAMLSELERRFPSYPKKASELWEAVFELGARFGEEGTLNFLLGDGTHLYARCATKLAHIVRKAPFQKATLADDEVRVDFAEVTTPRDRVAVVATVPLTRDETWTVGKPGEMWVFRRGELRATFGG